AACACCAAGTATGTTGATAAATAGAAACTTTGTCATATTTGAAAGAGATGAATCCGAGCTCAGGAATGCAAACCAATGACTTCAACAAAGCCCTTCATACTGAAAGACCAACATTCAATAGGGGGTTGGCGAAGCATCTGGTTACACATTGTTGGTCTGAACTCTGAAGCTAAGCGCGGCCGCAAGAGGATTGCTAAAGTTGAGACTTGAGGGTGAGTACTGAATTATTCAAATCCTTTTAGGACTTCTTAGACAGTAACCAGATACCTATTTCAAAGAAAAACGAAGTACCATTCAatgtatactagaattttccaAGTCATATATAAGGGCCTTTCCTAGCTATAGCCTTCAAGACCACGCTGATGTTTCCACTAGTGCTACACTGCTACTCAATGTGTCATTGTATCCACAGGAACGACTTTGGTACTCCACTTGTCTTTGCTACTGCTAAATCTTACAGCCTTTCCCATACGTACTTTTGGTTCTCAATTTGCATCACTTCATCCATCTTCTCCCTCCTTCTGAGTCGATTTCTGTTGTTTTGATTGCAAAAACCACATACAAGTCGGAACAAATGCATAGATTGACACATGTGGAGCAAAAAAGTTCAAATTTTTTTGATGGGGTTTCAGAAAAGCAATCAAATTTGGGTAAAAAACAGACAGTACATGAGGATTGCTGATCTCAAAACTACATTTTctccaaaatgaaaacataaaacTACTAGTACAATCAATGTAGCATAAGAATAATTTAGCCtagaaaaaaaagaactaaTTTAGACTCATTTAGCCTGTAGAGTCTCATAGACGACTCATAATAGTGTGAGGATTTAACAACAGAATACCAAACTTGTTTGTATAACTTGTTACTGGTATATTTAACAAGATaacattatattatattaaccaaaaaaacaaGATAACATTGTGGGCATGTGTCACACAGACAACTCTTCTCTCTGTCCCCTTCTTTTTCCATTATCTATATTCCTCTTCCTTCCCCTTGAAACTGTGAGTCTCCATCTCCCTCATGGCTCTCGAAGCTCCACTACTCCACAAACCCACAACCTCGTTTTCATCGAACCGCCGTGTCGCTGCCGCTTTTCTTCGACCTCATGGAGCACCTCATTCCTCATTTTCCGCTGGCAAAACTAGTCGTTCTATCCCAACAACCATATTAGCCGCTAAGGCGGGTGCTGCGACGGAGCCGGTGACGCAAGTAGAGTCGAAGCCGGTGAGGATAGTGGCCCTTGTTGGGAAAGGCAGCGTCAGCCCTTTAAAGGGTACGCCTTGGGAAGACGTCATGCTTCATACTGTGAGTGAAACACAATAAAGTTTCGAACTTTAAGTGAAAGACTTGTGCTTTAACGAGTATCAGTTGTAAGTGAAGTAGTAGTGTTTGCTGTTACTGTGGTTATAGAGGTAATTACATGTTAATGGAGTTGAATAGTGTAATGTGAGGTTTGGCAGTTGCATTGAGTCTTGCAATTTTTACTGAACAATATTTTGATCATTTGATGTTTGAGGTTTTGAGGAGGTACCTGCCTCATTTTGGGTTGTAGGTTCGGTTAGAGTTTAGTATAGCTTGTGCCTTTCTGTAttgcattttttcttttttataggACTGAAAAGGACCTCCATTTTGATGTTAGTGAGTTTAACTTAAGGTTTTAGAGCTGTAGCGGTTAGTGCTTGGTTAATAGTTCTATGAAAGGCTTAAGCTTTTGGCATCAATTTGACTGAGGCATTGTGTTTTCACAGGTGAAACGACTGAAATGGGTTGATGAAGATTATGAGATGCTTGTGTTTACGGATGATATCTGCCAATCTAATGATCAAAATGCGGTGAGTTTTCTGATGGAATTACAACGTGCGGATATATTGGTGATTGTTGCTGTTACGAAGCAGGAATCTGTCAGGTGGATTCGAACTAATAGTGGGGATGTTGAAAACATAATCTGTTTTGACTCATCTCCCGATTTGCAAAATAAGTTGGGGGGATCTTATATTTACAGTGAAGCCAAAGGAAGTATATTTGGCAAATTTTTTGACACTAGCAGATCAAAGGAAAGCAGTGAATCAATAGAAGTGGTACAGACCGTGTCACAGGCGTGGGAGCGGCATAATTCTGATGATATAAGGTTTTGTTTGTTGATTATAATCAATGGTTATATAAGGCCGGTACCAAGTCTGCAGAACCTAAGATCGAAGGGTCTTTCTACTCTGAGTTGCATGGTGAAAAACTGTGGACCTCAGATATTAAACTGTCTTCTGGATTCCAATTGTAGGAAAGctcttcaatgcttgaatGAATGCAGTCCGGTAGATCAAGTGTGTAACTACAGGTGCATTGCTTCGTATGAGAGTCCAGTTTTAGAAGCGTTTTCATTGTGTGTGTTGCAGAAGCACAATTGCCTTGGGTTGGATGCAAAGATCCCTGACAAACCTTATGTGCCTCCCATGCTTAAATTTAGAGGAAAAGAGTTGTGCCACGAAACTGCTGAAGATCtttttgttggttggttgGGAAGTTTGGATTGGAGTTGGCGTGTCGTGGCAGGGCAGAACCCAGCGTATGATCAATTCCCTTGCCAGTACCAACTATTTTACAGGGGCAAGGCAAAAGGTTCATTTTGGTATGAACCGGTTTTTCAGGTGGAAACACTGGAGGGGAAAATGGTTTGGAGAAGGCGGAAGTATCGTGTGAAAAGGAATAAAGTCCCAGGAACATTCCAATTTAGTGTCTTGGACAATGGGGTTGTTTCAAATGAGTCCTGGACAATTGTGGATGTAGCTGATGATCTTAGTTGGGGTTTGTTTTACTACTGTGGTGCTGCACGAGTTGCTGGACAATCTTATACTGGCGCTGTTCTTGTTAGTCCAGATGGAGCATACCCAAATGATGTGCATAGGAATAGATTAGTTTCCGCTTTGGATAACTGTGGAATAAAAGAGTGGGAGCTGTTTACAGTTAACAATTCTTCCTGTGCAAATCCACCGTTGGGGATTCCTGATGGTTCACGTTTGCATTCTGTGATAAAAGCTAATGATCAAAAATCTATTTCTGGTATGGCAGAGGTATGAACTTCATGTATCAAATCCCATTGGACGAGTCATTGACTTGTTAAAGATGCATCCTCAAGGGACTAGGAAAACTATGTTGGTGAGGTATTTTGGTGTTCTTGCCTTTTGCACCAGGAAAATAACTTGATGAAAGAAGCTTATTGAAGTCCCTGCTAGATCATAGCATATGCATCactattgattttgagctgACTTGACACTTGCCATAGAAAGTAAAAGGAGCTCAATAGATGCTTCAGTGTAAAACTACTGTAAATCGAAAATTATTTGCATGTATGCTACTGGTACTTGGACTAGATAGGATCAGTTCATGGAAATgaatataaatgtatttgtcaATGCAATGCAAAGCTGTGTTTTTCGAGTGTATTCtttagagaaaaaaagaaaagaaatccaagaaaacagaaacaaaagaaCATCATTGCACCAGCCGGGAATCGAACCCGGGTCTGTACCGTGGCAGGGTACTATTCTACCACTAGACCACTGGTGCTGGTTGATATTGCGCTTTGCTGAAAGCGGATATTCATGTTTAACTTTTGCAAACCTTTGTGATACCACAAATAGCAATGTGGAGTTCAACAATCTTAGCATTACAAATAGGGGTCAAAAAACCGAGAAACAATGCAAAGTACATATCAGATGCTAATTCCTAAATGTAGGACTTTAACCCGAGTCATCAAGCAAGGAGGCATCAGTTGTGGAGGCATGGACGCATGGTTGTCTATGAAGTGCACTCCATTGTCAGAATCCAAACCAGCAACAATTTAACTTTTACGAGGTAGAGAATATTTAGCTTTATGTCTGGATCGATTTGTAGAATTATTTAATTCAGTTGTTTGATCGGGGTTACCAATTTGACCCATTTTGTTTGCACCTCGACTTTTCGTATCACCAAATGCAGCTCAATAACTCCATATATCCAGCAAAAATGATGCTTTAGAACCTTATTTTTGTTACATAAAATCAAATAATAGATAACCATTTCTTAACTCATTAGCAACTGCCATGCATGATCTCTTTCTTCCCACCATAATCTTCAATAATATCACAGACTATTTTCTTCCATGGACTCCATGGAATTAATGAGATGCTAGCTAGGTTTCTTCATTCCTCAGATTGTGTCAAGAAATTACATGGAGTTTGTTTAGTTAAGAGCTCAACAAGGTCCACTCCAAAGCAATCAATTAACATCACTGGCCCGTGAATTGGCTGGATATATCCTGGCCGGACCTAGATAACCATATATGTACATTTTAATTAGCTAGTGCTGTAAGAGGTGTACGTGTGTTTTGTCAATGGTAATGGATATTGAAGTCCCAAAGTCTGATACTTAATTTGGCATTGAATATGTTACCTGACTTTATGTCAATCTTGATGGTAAATTGGCAAGCAAGTAGGAAAGAGCTTCCTTGCTTCTTATGAGAGTCCAATTTTAGAAGCGTTTACTCAATGTGTTGCAGGAGCACAATTGTCTTGCATTGGATGCAAAGATCCCTGACAAACCTAGCTTATGTGCCACCCATGGTTATATTTCGAGGGACGGACTTGTGCCATGAAACTGCTGAAGATCtttttgttggttggttgGGAAGTTTAAAAGGAGTTGCGTACGTTTCGCAAAATCCAGCATATTATCAATTCCCTTGCCATGCAGTACCACCTTATTTTATTGCATTGTGATTTGTGAGCCAGTTTTTCAAGTGAAAACACTGGAGGGGAAGATGGTTAATTTGGAGGAAGCGGAAGTATCTTGTGGAAAGAAGCAAAATCCCGGGGACATTCCAGTTCAGTGTCTTGGAAAATGGCCGGCCGGGGTTGTGTCAAATGAGTTCTGGACGTTCGTGGCTGTAGCCGATGATCATAGTTGGGGTTGGTGCTGCACGAGTTGCTCTTATACTGGCGTTGTTCTTGTTAGTCCAGATGCAGGAGCATACCCGAATGATGCGCGCGCATAGGAGTAGAGTAGTGTCGCTTTGGATGATTGTGGAATAGAAGATCGAGTGGGAGTTGTTTACAGTTAACAATTCTTCATGTGCAAATCCACCGTTGGGGATTCCAGAGGGTTCACGTTTGCATTCTGTGATACAAGCCAACTAATCATCAAAAATCTATGTCGGGTTTGGCAGAGGTTTGAACTTCATGCATCAAATACCATTGTCCATGCATTGACTTGCAAATGAAGCTTCCTCATAGACTTTTGGTGTTCTTGCATGCTTTCTTGGACATGAACTTGATGATAGAAGATTATTGAAGTCCCTGCTGGATCAAGATTTGTTCATAGAAATGTAAATCGATTTTATGAATATAATGCAAAACTGTGTCTGTATTCTTTAGagcaaaaagagaagaaattttGATTTCAACAAAACAAGGTGACAAAAACTAACAATGCACCAGCCGGGAATCGAACCCGGGTCTGTACCGTGGCAGGGTACTATTCTACCACTAGACCACTGGTGCTTGTTGGTTGAATTGGTTAATAAAGACATAATTAACCCTGTTTGAGCATAGTACTTTAgcttaataaatttttttttggaaatgagcttaataatttaatatagcTACTCAATACTTCTTTTGTTATCTGCCTACTGTCTATGTCGAGTTGTCGACATTACTGGGGCTtgcatgcatatatgaaaCGAAATAGCTTACTAATTGGTGTGTTACTCATGAATGTCATATGATCACACATACTGCCAGGGCTCTTCATGTGCGTACGTTCTGATTCCGGCGATGGCAGGCCGTAACAGTGCGACAAACCAGCACAACTGCACTACCAATTTCTTGGTGATCCCGTCTGTGCTGGCCGGAGGTCTATCTGCAacccacggcggccggaataTGTAAAAATCAAGTTTTTGGGCAGATTCTGGCGATTTCGCGATTTCGGCCGCCATAGGTCGCAAATAAACCTCATGCCGGCACAGACGGGACTGCCGAGAGATGGGGAGTGCGGCTATCATGGTCCGCCCCGCCGTTGCAACCTGTCCTCGCCGGAATTGGCGAATCAGTACCTTACGTAAGATACAGAGTCTGCACTTGAAATTTCTCCCACATACCGCTATCAAAAGTGAGATCGACCAAAGGAATGAACTGGTTGTCTTATAGAAAGTGCATTCGCTAATTATATATGCTGGCTCCATGGCCCTTCATTTGGCACTTGGCAATGAAATTATGAACGGCAACTAGCTACTCTCCTCTAGTAACTAACGCACATATATTGATGTTAATTCCAGTTTgtgttttgacttttgagaTTACTTTTAGTTCATAAGTGGAAACTACATATTCTTTTCACAATGCATGAGTAACAACTTTATTATTTGGAATACGGCTAACTCTAGGGTTATGTTGTCCACTTTTGGTAGTACATGTCAGTGTTGCCTGTcttccctgcctagcgagtcTTCTAGCCCCGAGCACCCCTTTCTTTCAACCTCCTGGTTGTCGCACCCATCACCCTTCGGTCTTCCCTCGTCTTGGTGAGGTGAGGTGGCTCGACGGGGATGCGTCACTTTGGGGGGCGGCGTCGACACTCGAGTTTGATGGTAGGCCAGTTTGGTGGTCTTGGACTCGGATATGGGATATGGGTCGTTGTTGGCAGCGTTTCACAGTGGTTGATTGGTGGTTGGGAAGAGATTTGGTTGTACGTTGTGGTATGGGGTGTCAGATCTAGACCAGGATGGTGTTCTGCCATTATGATTCGATTGGGTTAGTTGACCGAATTAGGTGGAGCTTAGTTCCGGTCCGGAGCTTCTTGGAGGCGTCAAGGAGCTTTGGGCGGCAGCTGGGGTGTCGTTCCAGGGAGAAGATGGCGGTCGTCAGTGAGATGGTTGTTGCTCCAGTTTCTGGTCGAGTGCCGAGAGGAATCCTTGGTGCTCCCCGGTGGACTTGGTCCACTGTGGGCTCGAGTGGGGCTTGGGTGATACTGCCCATTCATCATTGGGTTAAGATCTGGGACCCTAGTAGTTGGGTTTGGCAGGTTTAGGCTCCGTATCTTTTCTTGGATTGGAGAGTTCGATTGCTAACGTCTCAAGAGAACCTCTCGAAGTCGTTAGGATGACTCTTGATTTCTTTGCACACCTTATAGAGCGAACCCATGGTTGGTTACGGTTACTGTCACAAAACTTATACTGTTTTGGCTTATGCAGTGCATCGATGTCATGCGACATCTAGTCGTACtttttcaaaaaacaaaataactttattatttatttatcataAGTAACATTGATTACATTTGCAGTGAGTCCTATCTCTAGATGGTATTTCAATGGATTACAGTTCCTCTTTGATAAGAGCATTTGTCATAATGATGACGTGATGTGATGTATGCATCTAGGGGGGCGCCCCTGCGCTCTTGGTTTCTAGAACATTCCCTACCGTAATCGATCGGGATTATCTCATACTGTATGTAAAATgagttcttctttcttttatcaCTTAGGAGCCGTGCGAGGTTTGCTAACAATTAGGTTTAGGTATTtagggttttgtttttcttgcgCCTGCTGCCTGCAACAGATGAATCGATGGAGCCTACAATGATGGCAGAGAGACATATCCCAGATGAATTGACCGAGATCATTCTGAAGCACCTTGATCTTAAGAACGAAATCCATGTCAAGCAATTTCGTGCCGTCTGTCAATCATGGCGGTCTTCTATTCCTCCATGCAAGCCTGCACTAGCTATTGGATTACCCTCCTATTGCTTGTGGCCTGAATCGCCGTCTAGATTTTATGAAATCAAGGAGACCGTAGTCTATCATGTTGTACCTCCTCCTCCGGCAGATGGTGCTGGGGAAAGGAAGAGGGGTTGGTTGATTAGATTGTACAGAGAGTTCCCACACCCAGAGGAATTACCAAAACCAAAGTTGATTCCGGCAATACTTCCTCCATCATCACGGTGGCCATTACCCACATTCCGGCCAAAGAGCATGAGCTTTTTGGACTGTGGCATATCTGAACTGACAGTGCATTATTTCTTAGGACGGTATGGTGGTAAAGAGCTTTATAAGTTGATTTCTGTATCCTTGAATCTAGATGCAGTCATGACGCTGAGGGATGGAATACTATGCCATGGAACCTTTTCTACTGCAAATCTCCGTGCGGTGAATCTGGTGAAGTACGATGATGAACCTGTTGATGATGCTATTTTCTACCAAGGGAAGTTCTATGCTGTCTCCAGGTATGGAAGAACGTTCTTCCAGAACTGAATCCAGGTGTGGAAGTTCTATGCCGGACAGAGATTGCGTCTCCAGTACTGTCATCTGGTTGTggcaagaaaaagaagaagatgaggaagaagaaaaagaggaagagggaga
This genomic interval from Argentina anserina chromosome 1, drPotAnse1.1, whole genome shotgun sequence contains the following:
- the LOC126802327 gene encoding F-box protein SKIP23-like, which encodes MEPTMMAERHIPDELTEIILKHLDLKNEIHVKQFRAVCQSWRSSIPPCKPALAIGLPSYCLWPESPSRFYEIKETVVYHVVPPPPADGAGERKRGWLIRLYREFPHPEELPKPKLIPAILPPSSRWPLPTFRPKSMSFLDCGISELTVHYFLGRYGGKELYKLISVSLNLDAVMTLRDGILCHGTFSTANLRAVNLVKYDDEPVDDAIFYQGKFYAVSRNGCAFVGRGCCIDYMLKTEVKFKVYKLDPIRKHWVAMKASNLNDRILFVGEDCCFSVSTRDFPGCPGSSIYFCYEYEKWGCHEICSGIGVFNLENGRGLRLEDYPPGANILMPPPS
- the LOC126794376 gene encoding violaxanthin de-epoxidase, chloroplastic; the encoded protein is MLHTVKRLKWVDEDYEMLVFTDDICQSNDQNAVSFLMELQRADILVIVAVTKQESVRWIRTNSGDVENIICFDSSPDLQNKLGGSYIYSEAKGSIFGKFFDTSRSKESSESIEVVQTVSQAWERHNSDDIRFCLLIIINGYIRPVPSLQNLRSKGLSTLSCMVKNCGPQILNCLLDSNCRKALQCLNECSPVDQVCNYRCIASYESPVLEAFSLCVLQKHNCLGLDAKIPDKPYVPPMLKFRGKELCHETAEDLFVGWLGSLDWSWRVVAGQNPAYDQFPCQYQLFYRGKAKGSFWYEPVFQVETLEGKMVWRRRKYRVKRNKVPGTFQFSVLDNGVVSNESWTIVDVADDLSWGLFYYCGAARVAGQSYTGAVLVSPDGAYPNDVHRNRLVSALDNCGIKEWELFTVNNSSCANPPLGIPDGSRLHSVIKANDQKSISGMAEV